In Desulfovibrio oxyclinae DSM 11498, a single genomic region encodes these proteins:
- the rpsF gene encoding 30S ribosomal protein S6, translated as MASYETLLLLSPELGEENRKEILDKFTGIIADQGGEMSETDEWGMRTLAYPVQKQSRGYYVRLVFDAPGKLIAELERHIRITDGIFKFITVKQAA; from the coding sequence ATGGCATCTTACGAAACCCTTCTGCTGCTCTCCCCCGAACTGGGTGAGGAGAACCGCAAGGAAATCCTGGACAAATTCACCGGGATCATCGCCGATCAGGGCGGCGAAATGTCTGAGACCGACGAGTGGGGCATGCGCACCCTCGCCTATCCCGTTCAGAAGCAGTCCCGGGGCTACTACGTGCGCCTGGTGTTTGACGCTCCCGGCAAGCTGATCGCCGAGCTGGAACGTCACATCCGCATCACCGACGGCATCTTCAAGTTCATCACCGTCAAGCAGGCCGCGTAA
- the hisD gene encoding histidinol dehydrogenase produces the protein MPCKQLTYTGHQDWDEIQQWLDRRKDPDTKVDGIVREILDTIRSRGDTALVEYTAKFDCPKITREQLTVPEEIILGALDSIPAEDKDILAEAIDNVRIFHEKQRENSWWTTAEDGTILGQMVRPVDRVGLYVPGGKGGETPLISSLIMNAIPAQVAGVESIAVTSPPREDGTLNPYILATAALLGLKEIHLSGSAWAIGALAYGTESIAPCDVIAGPGNIFVATAKSQLIGQIGIDMVAGPSEIAILADDSANPEWLAADMLSQAEHDPLAASILVTDSPELAEKTCEQLKLQTAELPRGEIAAKALADWGATIIVEDLVTGADLINRIAPEHLELSLADPWSHLGAIRHAGAIFMGHHSPEPVGDYFAGPNHVLPTLRTVRFSSALSVQNFCKKSSVIAASPSYVAEHGDKIARLARLEGLEAHARSVECRNKKS, from the coding sequence ATGCCCTGCAAACAACTTACGTACACGGGACATCAGGACTGGGACGAAATCCAGCAGTGGCTGGACAGGCGCAAGGACCCGGACACCAAGGTTGACGGCATTGTCAGGGAAATACTCGACACCATCCGTAGCCGTGGCGACACTGCGCTTGTGGAATACACCGCCAAATTCGATTGCCCGAAAATCACGCGCGAACAATTGACGGTCCCCGAGGAAATCATTCTGGGTGCGCTTGACTCCATCCCGGCCGAAGACAAAGACATTCTTGCGGAAGCCATCGACAATGTCCGGATCTTTCACGAAAAGCAGCGTGAAAACTCGTGGTGGACAACTGCTGAGGACGGCACCATTCTCGGCCAGATGGTGCGCCCGGTGGATCGTGTCGGTCTGTATGTTCCCGGCGGCAAAGGCGGCGAGACTCCGCTCATTTCCAGCCTCATCATGAATGCCATTCCGGCGCAGGTCGCCGGGGTTGAGAGCATTGCCGTGACCTCGCCGCCGCGCGAGGACGGTACGCTCAACCCCTACATCCTCGCCACCGCCGCACTTCTGGGACTGAAGGAAATCCATCTTTCCGGCAGTGCATGGGCCATTGGAGCCCTTGCCTATGGCACCGAAAGCATCGCTCCATGCGATGTCATCGCGGGCCCTGGGAACATCTTCGTTGCCACGGCCAAATCACAACTCATCGGGCAGATCGGCATCGACATGGTGGCTGGCCCCAGCGAAATTGCCATCCTTGCGGATGACTCCGCCAATCCGGAATGGCTCGCCGCCGACATGCTCTCTCAGGCCGAGCACGACCCGCTTGCCGCATCGATTCTTGTTACCGACAGCCCGGAACTGGCCGAAAAGACCTGCGAACAGCTCAAGCTCCAGACCGCGGAACTCCCGCGGGGCGAAATCGCGGCCAAGGCTCTTGCCGACTGGGGAGCGACCATCATTGTAGAGGATCTCGTTACCGGAGCCGATTTGATCAATCGGATCGCGCCAGAACACCTTGAACTGTCGCTTGCCGATCCGTGGTCACACCTCGGCGCCATCCGCCACGCGGGGGCCATCTTCATGGGTCACCATTCCCCGGAACCGGTTGGCGACTACTTCGCAGGGCCGAACCACGTTCTGCCGACATTGCGAACCGTACGGTTCTCCTCCGCCCTGTCTGTTCAAAATTTCTGCAAAAAATCCAGTGTCATCGCAGCAAGCCCGAGCTATGTAGCCGAGCACGGCGACAAGATAGCCCGACTTGCCAGACTGGAAGGCCTTGAGGCACACGCCAGAAGCGTGGAATGCCGCAACAAGAAATCATAA
- a CDS encoding outer membrane homotrimeric porin, whose protein sequence is MKRFVMMALLCTFVLGLATTAAAADIKASGDYTFEAYWQSNMGLDEDRDDERPQSYNVLQRLRTKFQFIANENLKGVLYTEAGTSTWGQDELAITASSANVFELKQGYIDFNWPGTEVNARVGYQALSLPSAVDLNGGMILNDEVAAATIGGPITENISYLVGYARGGQSDAHLGQQDVYFAVAPMSFDNIKVSPFFAYANLGESVDNGTVFSGGRAFASGLANDELDGAWWAGVAFEGTFADFVTKADFNYGTVDAEDDAQKMSGWLFDASVAYTGWEEYVTPELFFVYTSGEDGNSSDSGGESERMPTLAADWAISSFYTDGNWGLSSAIAGNDPNLLGFWALGLAMNDFSFMEDLTHTARIIYYTGTNDEDWADDVNFADYKNVAYGNTLTEEDHVWEVNFDSQYKIYDELTGYVELGWVNADLDEDIWGDDAGGDAYKLSMGMNYSF, encoded by the coding sequence ATGAAACGTTTTGTCATGATGGCTCTGCTCTGCACTTTCGTGCTGGGCCTGGCCACCACCGCTGCAGCGGCTGACATCAAAGCTTCCGGTGACTACACCTTCGAAGCTTACTGGCAGAGCAACATGGGTCTTGACGAAGACCGCGACGACGAAAGGCCGCAGTCCTACAACGTTCTGCAGCGTCTTCGCACCAAGTTCCAGTTCATCGCCAATGAAAACCTCAAGGGCGTGCTGTACACTGAAGCTGGCACCAGCACCTGGGGTCAGGACGAACTGGCCATCACCGCTAGCTCCGCTAACGTTTTCGAACTGAAGCAGGGTTACATTGATTTCAACTGGCCCGGCACTGAAGTCAACGCTCGCGTTGGTTATCAGGCCCTGTCCCTGCCCTCCGCTGTTGACCTGAACGGCGGCATGATCCTGAATGATGAAGTGGCTGCTGCTACCATAGGCGGTCCGATCACCGAGAACATCTCCTACCTCGTTGGTTACGCCCGCGGTGGTCAGTCCGACGCTCACCTCGGTCAGCAGGACGTCTACTTTGCCGTTGCTCCCATGAGCTTCGACAACATCAAGGTCTCCCCGTTCTTCGCTTACGCCAACCTCGGCGAATCCGTTGACAACGGCACCGTTTTCTCCGGCGGTCGCGCTTTCGCTTCCGGCCTGGCTAACGATGAGCTGGACGGCGCCTGGTGGGCCGGTGTTGCTTTCGAAGGCACCTTTGCTGACTTCGTGACCAAGGCCGACTTCAACTACGGTACCGTTGACGCTGAAGACGACGCTCAGAAGATGTCCGGTTGGCTCTTCGACGCTTCCGTGGCCTACACCGGCTGGGAAGAGTACGTGACCCCGGAACTGTTCTTCGTTTACACCTCCGGTGAAGACGGAAACTCCTCCGACAGCGGTGGCGAATCCGAGCGTATGCCCACCCTCGCTGCTGACTGGGCTATCAGCTCCTTCTACACCGATGGTAACTGGGGCCTCTCCAGCGCCATCGCCGGTAACGACCCGAACCTGCTCGGCTTCTGGGCTCTCGGCCTCGCCATGAACGACTTCTCCTTCATGGAAGACCTGACCCACACCGCCCGCATCATCTACTACACCGGTACCAACGACGAAGACTGGGCTGACGACGTCAACTTCGCCGACTACAAGAACGTTGCTTACGGCAACACCCTCACCGAAGAAGATCACGTTTGGGAAGTCAACTTCGACTCTCAGTACAAGATCTACGACGAACTGACCGGTTACGTCGAACTCGGTTGGGTGAACGCCGACCTGGATGAAGACATCTGGGGCGACGACGCAGGCGGAGACGCCTACAAGCTGTCCATGGGTATGAACTACAGCTTCTAA
- the dnaB gene encoding replicative DNA helicase, protein MPRPNKSGNYRNAKTSEEALQGASSDILRKVPPHNLEAEQAVLGGVFQSPSLFNSLVEIVQGDHFYSPSHKAIFEAFTELSRSNSPIDLITVGNHLSTKGTLDSIGGPVYLAELADSVVSASNANYHAKIVRDKAILRQLIDISANIIGSCFETGNVDEMLSVAEKDIFKIAQSKAETNMLDSKRLVGKVFEELTHKFENKSAVTGIQTHYTEFDKMTAGLQKSDLLIVAGRPSMGKTAFALNLALRAGARSEVPTAVFSLEMSMEQLMTRLLAVQSQVHLSNLRTGYLEDDDWQRLYEAADVLQQAPIFIDDTPALSTLDLQAKCRRLKAEHDIGLIVVDYLQLMRSSARPDSREQEISDISRSLKALAKELDVPVIALSQLNRKVEERTDKRPMMSDLRESGAIEQDADIIIFLYRDAAYNKSDDNPRKFEAEVIIGKQRNGPTGSLTLYFKKECTLFENMETLPYGSEYGENPQQSE, encoded by the coding sequence ATGCCGAGACCGAATAAGTCCGGCAACTATCGCAACGCAAAGACGTCGGAGGAGGCCCTGCAAGGGGCTTCCTCCGACATTTTGCGTAAAGTCCCTCCGCACAACCTTGAGGCCGAACAGGCCGTTCTGGGCGGCGTATTCCAGAGTCCGTCCCTGTTCAACTCGCTCGTCGAGATCGTTCAGGGCGATCATTTCTATTCTCCTTCTCACAAGGCCATTTTCGAGGCCTTTACGGAACTTTCGCGCAGCAACAGCCCAATTGACCTGATCACGGTGGGCAACCACCTGAGCACCAAGGGCACGCTCGATTCCATCGGCGGTCCGGTTTATCTGGCTGAGCTGGCCGACTCCGTGGTCAGCGCCTCCAATGCGAACTACCATGCCAAGATTGTTCGCGACAAAGCCATCCTGCGTCAACTTATCGACATTTCCGCAAACATCATCGGCAGTTGTTTCGAGACAGGCAATGTGGATGAGATGCTCAGCGTTGCGGAAAAAGACATTTTCAAGATCGCGCAGTCCAAGGCCGAGACCAACATGCTCGACAGCAAACGGCTGGTGGGCAAGGTCTTTGAGGAACTGACGCACAAATTCGAAAACAAGAGCGCGGTCACGGGGATCCAGACCCATTACACAGAGTTTGACAAGATGACGGCCGGACTGCAGAAATCCGACCTGCTCATCGTCGCGGGCCGACCTTCCATGGGCAAGACCGCATTCGCGCTGAACCTCGCACTTCGCGCCGGAGCCCGTTCCGAGGTTCCCACGGCTGTTTTTTCGCTCGAAATGTCCATGGAACAGCTCATGACACGCCTGCTCGCGGTTCAGAGTCAGGTGCATCTGAGCAATCTGCGTACTGGCTACCTTGAGGACGACGACTGGCAGCGTCTTTACGAGGCTGCCGATGTTCTTCAGCAGGCCCCTATCTTCATTGACGATACGCCCGCTCTGTCCACGTTGGACCTTCAGGCCAAGTGCCGCCGACTGAAGGCCGAGCACGACATCGGTCTGATCGTGGTGGACTACCTGCAGCTGATGCGCTCCAGTGCCCGTCCCGACTCGCGTGAGCAGGAAATCTCCGACATTTCCCGAAGCCTCAAGGCGCTTGCCAAGGAGCTGGACGTTCCGGTCATCGCCCTCTCGCAGCTCAACCGCAAGGTCGAAGAACGCACGGACAAGCGTCCCATGATGTCCGACCTGCGTGAATCCGGAGCTATCGAGCAGGACGCCGATATCATCATCTTTCTGTATCGCGATGCCGCTTACAACAAAAGCGATGACAACCCTCGCAAATTCGAGGCGGAAGTCATCATCGGCAAACAGCGTAACGGTCCGACGGGTTCCCTCACCCTGTATTTCAAGAAGGAATGCACCCTCTTCGAAAACATGGAGACACTGCCGTACGGTTCCGAATACGGCGAAAATCCGCAGCAGTCCGAATAA
- a CDS encoding phenylacetate--CoA ligase family protein: protein MYFDPAETLARPELEKLQAERLRAVVKNAMTSPFYAERLKDFDPEDIRTAADITNLPFTTKDDLRGQYPYGLLTRPLDEFVRLHASSGTTGTPTAILYTQKDLDTWAELMARSMYAVGIRRSDVLQNLSGYGLFTGGLGIHYGSERLGCLTIPAGAGNTKRQIKLIRDFNVTAMHIIPSFALYFAAKVREEGYEPEDMPWKIALIGAEPHTEETRRRIEEMLHLKAYNSYGLSEMNGPGVAFECTEQNGMHVWEDSYIAEIIDPATGEHVPEGEIGELVMTTLTREGMPIIRYRTRDLTRFLPGECPCGRTGRRIDRIAGRADDMLILKGVNIYPMQIEQALMSMPEVGQNYLIELFREGYMDQLRVKVEIKDEYFVEDMRALQGLQKRIAARLCDEILVTPRVELVMHDSIPKAPGKAVRVMDLRDKE, encoded by the coding sequence ATGTATTTCGATCCCGCTGAAACCCTCGCCCGCCCTGAACTGGAGAAATTGCAGGCCGAACGGCTTCGCGCCGTGGTCAAAAATGCCATGACTTCTCCTTTTTATGCGGAAAGGCTCAAGGATTTCGACCCCGAGGACATTCGGACCGCCGCGGACATCACCAACCTGCCTTTCACTACCAAGGATGACCTTCGCGGGCAGTATCCATACGGTCTGCTGACACGTCCCCTTGATGAGTTCGTGCGCCTGCACGCCTCGTCCGGCACCACCGGTACACCCACGGCCATTCTCTACACTCAGAAGGATCTGGACACCTGGGCCGAGCTCATGGCCCGTTCCATGTATGCGGTGGGTATCCGTCGCTCCGACGTGCTCCAGAACCTGAGCGGCTATGGCCTGTTTACCGGCGGACTGGGCATCCACTACGGCTCCGAGCGCCTTGGCTGCCTCACCATTCCGGCCGGGGCAGGCAACACCAAACGTCAGATCAAGCTCATTCGCGATTTCAACGTTACCGCGATGCACATCATCCCGTCCTTTGCGCTCTACTTTGCCGCCAAGGTGCGGGAAGAAGGCTATGAGCCGGAAGACATGCCGTGGAAAATCGCCCTGATCGGCGCGGAACCGCACACCGAGGAGACCCGCCGGCGCATCGAAGAAATGCTGCACCTCAAGGCGTACAACTCCTACGGTCTTTCGGAAATGAACGGTCCCGGCGTGGCCTTTGAATGCACCGAACAGAACGGAATGCACGTATGGGAAGACTCCTACATCGCAGAAATCATCGATCCCGCAACTGGTGAACATGTTCCCGAGGGCGAGATCGGCGAACTGGTCATGACCACCCTGACACGTGAAGGCATGCCCATTATCCGCTACCGCACGCGTGATCTCACGCGTTTCCTGCCCGGCGAATGTCCTTGCGGCCGCACCGGACGGCGCATTGACCGCATCGCAGGCCGCGCGGACGACATGCTGATCCTCAAGGGCGTGAACATTTACCCCATGCAGATAGAGCAGGCGCTCATGTCCATGCCCGAGGTGGGACAGAATTACCTTATCGAACTCTTCCGCGAAGGATATATGGATCAGTTGCGCGTCAAGGTGGAGATCAAGGACGAGTACTTCGTGGAAGACATGCGCGCCCTGCAAGGACTTCAGAAGCGCATCGCCGCGAGGCTGTGCGACGAGATTCTCGTCACCCCGCGCGTGGAACTGGTCATGCACGATTCCATCCCCAAGGCGCCGGGCAAGGCCGTGCGCGTGATGGACCTTCGCGACAAGGAGTAG
- the rpsR gene encoding 30S ribosomal protein S18: MAFRKKFTPRRKFCRFCADAELPLDYKRPDVLKDFVTERGKIIARRITGTCAKHQRRLTTEVKRARQMALLYYTTVHSTDVKKKTNL; the protein is encoded by the coding sequence ATGGCATTTCGCAAAAAATTCACTCCGCGTAGGAAGTTCTGCCGGTTCTGTGCCGACGCTGAACTCCCCCTGGATTACAAGCGCCCGGACGTCCTCAAGGACTTCGTGACCGAGCGCGGCAAAATCATTGCCCGTCGCATCACCGGTACCTGCGCCAAGCATCAGCGCAGGCTGACCACCGAGGTCAAGCGCGCTCGCCAGATGGCTCTTCTGTACTACACCACTGTCCACTCCACGGACGTGAAAAAGAAGACCAACCTGTAG
- a CDS encoding DUF456 domain-containing protein produces the protein MEYLWSSLIILLLLASQIINVFGGPANWIALALVALWKWIYPESMGWGFVAVLAVMAVVGEVLEFVMQCWGAKRYGATGRGNVGGIVGAIIGAIFGAPFFFGIGAILGALGGAYLGCLVVELPGKGMEAAKYAALGSFWGKAFGFTIKFSLGAAMVVLSIPRVWP, from the coding sequence ATGGAGTACCTCTGGTCGAGTCTGATCATCCTTCTTCTGTTGGCCTCCCAAATCATCAACGTCTTCGGAGGCCCGGCCAACTGGATAGCCCTCGCACTCGTGGCCCTGTGGAAGTGGATCTATCCCGAGTCCATGGGCTGGGGCTTCGTCGCAGTTCTCGCAGTCATGGCAGTGGTGGGCGAAGTTCTTGAGTTCGTCATGCAGTGTTGGGGCGCCAAGCGCTATGGAGCCACTGGACGAGGTAACGTCGGCGGCATCGTCGGAGCCATCATCGGCGCCATATTTGGTGCACCCTTCTTCTTCGGCATCGGCGCGATACTTGGAGCGCTCGGGGGGGCCTATCTTGGATGCCTCGTGGTGGAGCTGCCCGGAAAGGGCATGGAAGCCGCCAAATACGCAGCCCTTGGTTCTTTCTGGGGCAAGGCGTTCGGCTTCACCATCAAGTTCAGCCTCGGTGCGGCCATGGTGGTGCTGAGCATTCCCCGCGTCTGGCCGTAA
- a CDS encoding phosphoribosylaminoimidazolesuccinocarboxamide synthase, protein MKTVVNTDIKEYPLVSRGKVRDIYEIDEQTLLIVTTDRISAFDVVMPDPIPQKGAVLNSITLFWMERMKDLVPNHVIASRVDDYPEPLKAHREMLEGRSVLVKKAKPLPIECIVRGFITGSGWKDYQKTGEVCGHKLPDNLQESEMLPQPLFTPSTKADLGDHDENITLERAAELVGESMMRQVEELSLSIYSRARDYARERGIIIADTKFEFGIVDGELTLIDEVLTPDSSRFWPVEGYEAGKSQPSFDKQYMRDWLVDIGFNKQPPGPSIPEEIAEGTRKKYLEAYKLLTGSDLSS, encoded by the coding sequence ATGAAAACCGTCGTCAACACCGACATCAAGGAATACCCCCTTGTTTCCCGGGGCAAGGTCCGCGACATCTACGAGATAGACGAGCAGACCCTGCTCATCGTGACTACCGACCGCATTTCCGCATTCGACGTGGTCATGCCGGACCCCATCCCGCAGAAAGGCGCGGTGCTCAACAGCATCACCCTGTTCTGGATGGAGCGCATGAAAGACCTGGTGCCCAACCACGTCATCGCTTCTCGCGTGGATGACTACCCCGAGCCGCTCAAGGCCCACCGTGAAATGCTCGAAGGCCGTTCCGTGCTGGTCAAAAAGGCCAAGCCGCTGCCTATTGAATGTATTGTACGCGGCTTCATCACCGGCTCCGGTTGGAAGGATTACCAGAAGACCGGCGAAGTCTGCGGGCATAAACTGCCGGACAACCTTCAGGAATCGGAAATGCTCCCTCAGCCCCTTTTCACGCCTTCCACCAAGGCCGATCTCGGGGATCACGACGAAAACATCACGCTGGAGCGCGCCGCCGAACTCGTCGGCGAAAGCATGATGCGTCAGGTCGAGGAGCTTTCGCTCTCCATTTACAGCCGTGCCCGTGACTACGCCCGGGAACGCGGCATCATCATCGCGGACACCAAATTCGAATTCGGCATCGTGGACGGTGAACTCACCCTCATCGACGAAGTGCTGACCCCTGATTCCTCCCGCTTCTGGCCGGTCGAAGGCTACGAAGCCGGAAAGTCCCAGCCCAGCTTTGACAAGCAGTACATGCGCGACTGGCTTGTGGACATCGGATTCAACAAACAGCCCCCCGGACCTTCCATACCGGAAGAAATCGCCGAGGGCACAAGAAAGAAATACCTCGAAGCCTACAAGCTGCTTACGGGCAGCGATCTTTCGAGTTAG
- a CDS encoding metal-dependent hydrolase: protein MEVTWFGHSNFRIKNRETTILIDPFFVGNPAAPVTYKDIKEADLILVTHDHADHVGQTLELATRLDTEVVAIFDVIQSLIVQGLPESLGVGMNIGGTVVRYGIKIKMVQAAHSSATGSPAGFILTFEDGRCLYYAGDTGLFGDMALFGERHDIDTAFLPIGGRFTMDAEDAAHACTMIGCDQVVPMHWGTWPILLQNLQDFETALDRSSPSTKMVPMEIGKPFEI from the coding sequence ATGGAAGTCACCTGGTTCGGTCATTCGAATTTTCGCATCAAAAACCGCGAGACCACGATCCTCATCGACCCGTTCTTCGTGGGCAATCCGGCGGCGCCGGTGACCTACAAGGACATCAAGGAAGCCGACCTGATCCTTGTCACCCACGACCATGCGGACCACGTGGGACAGACTCTTGAGTTGGCCACGCGGCTGGACACCGAAGTGGTTGCCATCTTCGACGTCATCCAGAGCCTGATCGTGCAGGGCCTGCCGGAATCCCTCGGCGTGGGCATGAACATCGGCGGCACCGTCGTACGGTATGGCATTAAGATCAAGATGGTTCAGGCCGCGCACTCCTCCGCCACCGGCTCTCCCGCCGGATTCATCCTGACGTTCGAAGACGGCCGTTGCCTCTACTACGCGGGCGACACCGGCCTGTTCGGCGATATGGCTCTGTTCGGGGAGCGGCACGACATTGATACGGCCTTTCTGCCCATCGGCGGACGCTTCACCATGGACGCCGAGGACGCGGCCCACGCCTGCACCATGATCGGCTGCGATCAGGTGGTGCCCATGCACTGGGGAACGTGGCCGATACTGCTTCAGAACCTACAGGATTTCGAGACCGCGCTGGATCGCAGCTCACCATCCACCAAGATGGTGCCCATGGAGATCGGCAAGCCCTTCGAAATCTAG
- the uvrC gene encoding excinuclease ABC subunit UvrC, giving the protein MSPEYKFSATDFPRTPGVYLMKDSSGKIIYVGKASSLRARLASYFRAPEGLTPKTRALVERIASIDILLASSEKEALLLEASLIKKHRPRYNVVLRDDKQYVLFRLDKSHRYPRLVMTRKAVRDGAVHFGPFTSAAAAKQTWKLVGKVFQLRKCSDHAFNNRVRPCLYYDMGQCLGPCVLDVDPDEYREVVKRVELFLAGRTSELLDQLRREMQAASEVLEFERAARIRDQIRAVEQTVERQVAVLPDGKDLDVAAMAETVGGLGLGLLFIRQGKLLDEKHFFWPGLTLEEGPEALRSFLIQFYTKGKFLPPRIIAPGIEDPEVVSEALSEHSGKPVRVAVPYGSRDKHLVDLASRVALRAESDREVGVSVMLKNALRLDREPERIEGVDASHLGGQGMRVGQVVFVDGLRSKDDTRVYSVPESEGSSDDYAALAEWAARRVESGPPWPDLVLIDGGKGQLASVERALSEHGVDWPLASIAKGPSRRAGELEDRIFRPGRSNPMKLKPGSPELLFLQRVRDEVHRLVIGAQRKTRKQRVLDSQVGSIEGVGPKTARLLWDRFGGIDAMLEATLEDIMSLPGIGKKRATVIHEALERMRKAKSR; this is encoded by the coding sequence TTGAGTCCGGAGTACAAATTTTCAGCCACCGATTTCCCTCGCACGCCCGGGGTGTACCTGATGAAGGATTCATCGGGGAAAATCATTTATGTGGGCAAGGCGTCCAGCCTCCGGGCGCGGCTTGCTTCCTATTTCAGAGCACCCGAAGGGCTGACGCCCAAAACCCGGGCTCTGGTGGAGCGCATCGCTTCGATCGACATTCTCCTTGCTTCTTCCGAGAAGGAGGCCCTGCTTTTGGAGGCCAGTCTTATCAAGAAGCACCGTCCGCGCTACAACGTGGTGCTTCGGGACGACAAGCAGTATGTTCTTTTCCGGCTGGACAAATCGCATCGGTATCCTCGCCTTGTGATGACGCGAAAGGCTGTTCGCGATGGCGCCGTGCATTTCGGTCCGTTTACCTCTGCCGCCGCGGCCAAGCAGACATGGAAGCTCGTGGGCAAGGTTTTTCAGCTTCGTAAATGCTCCGACCACGCCTTCAACAACCGCGTTCGTCCATGTCTCTATTATGATATGGGCCAGTGCCTCGGGCCGTGCGTGCTTGATGTGGATCCTGATGAGTATCGAGAGGTCGTCAAGCGCGTGGAGTTGTTTCTTGCCGGAAGAACGTCCGAACTGCTTGATCAACTTCGCCGTGAAATGCAAGCCGCGTCTGAAGTGTTGGAATTCGAACGGGCGGCCCGCATTCGTGACCAGATTCGTGCCGTGGAGCAGACGGTGGAACGGCAGGTTGCGGTGCTTCCTGACGGCAAAGACCTTGATGTGGCGGCCATGGCGGAAACAGTTGGCGGTCTCGGCCTCGGCCTGTTGTTCATTCGCCAGGGCAAGCTGCTCGATGAGAAACATTTCTTCTGGCCGGGCCTGACGCTGGAAGAAGGGCCCGAAGCGCTTCGCAGTTTTCTGATCCAGTTCTATACCAAGGGAAAATTCCTGCCACCACGCATCATCGCGCCGGGTATTGAGGACCCTGAGGTTGTGTCGGAGGCCCTTTCCGAGCACTCCGGCAAGCCGGTGCGTGTGGCGGTGCCTTACGGTTCACGCGACAAACATCTTGTGGATCTCGCATCTCGCGTTGCGCTCAGGGCTGAGTCGGATCGCGAGGTGGGTGTTTCCGTCATGCTGAAAAACGCCTTGCGGTTAGACAGGGAGCCGGAGCGCATTGAAGGCGTTGACGCATCACATCTTGGCGGGCAGGGCATGCGCGTGGGGCAGGTTGTCTTTGTGGATGGGCTGCGTTCCAAGGATGATACGCGGGTGTACTCGGTACCCGAGTCCGAGGGGAGTTCCGATGACTACGCGGCCTTGGCCGAATGGGCAGCGCGTCGTGTGGAGTCCGGTCCGCCATGGCCCGACCTTGTGCTTATAGACGGTGGCAAGGGTCAGCTCGCCTCGGTGGAGCGGGCGTTGTCCGAGCACGGGGTGGACTGGCCATTGGCTTCTATTGCCAAGGGGCCGTCGCGCCGTGCGGGAGAGTTGGAGGACAGAATATTCCGGCCGGGACGAAGCAACCCGATGAAGCTCAAACCCGGATCGCCCGAGCTACTCTTTCTGCAACGGGTGCGCGATGAGGTGCACCGTCTGGTTATCGGTGCACAGCGAAAGACCAGAAAACAGCGTGTTCTGGACAGTCAGGTGGGCTCCATAGAGGGGGTCGGTCCCAAAACGGCAAGGTTGCTGTGGGATCGCTTTGGCGGAATTGATGCCATGCTGGAGGCCACGCTGGAGGATATAATGTCCTTGCCGGGCATCGGAAAGAAACGCGCCACCGTCATTCACGAGGCGTTGGAGCGGATGCGAAAGGCCAAATCCCGCTAG
- the rplI gene encoding 50S ribosomal protein L9 → MKLILRADIDSLGRLGDVVTVKPGYGRNYLIPQGFAAPATAAYLKQFELERKKLQAQADRLRADAEELAAKIAATPVEITVRVGEGDKLYGSVTPTHIADAMAEQGVDIDRRKIVLEDPIRSLGEFEIEIKLHPDVRGELKLTVAKKGGVIEEPVEEAPAAEAEPEAAAESADAETE, encoded by the coding sequence ATGAAACTTATTCTTCGTGCTGACATCGACTCCCTCGGTCGCCTCGGCGACGTGGTTACCGTCAAGCCGGGCTATGGCCGCAACTACCTGATTCCTCAGGGATTTGCCGCTCCGGCTACCGCTGCATACCTGAAGCAGTTCGAGCTTGAGCGCAAGAAGCTCCAGGCCCAGGCCGACCGCCTGCGCGCCGACGCTGAAGAACTGGCTGCCAAGATTGCCGCCACCCCGGTGGAAATCACCGTGCGTGTGGGTGAAGGCGACAAGCTGTACGGCTCCGTCACCCCGACCCACATTGCCGACGCCATGGCCGAACAGGGTGTGGACATCGACCGCCGCAAGATCGTGCTGGAAGACCCCATCCGTTCTCTGGGCGAGTTCGAAATCGAAATCAAGCTGCATCCGGATGTTCGCGGCGAGCTGAAGCTCACTGTCGCCAAGAAAGGCGGCGTGATCGAGGAGCCCGTCGAGGAAGCTCCGGCTGCCGAGGCCGAGCCCGAAGCGGCTGCCGAATCCGCCGATGCCGAGACCGAATAA